The following proteins come from a genomic window of Pseudochaenichthys georgianus chromosome 19, fPseGeo1.2, whole genome shotgun sequence:
- the adprh gene encoding ADP-ribosylarginine hydrolase, with protein MPDTADRRAAMDRSATVEHYKAAMLLSGAGDALGYRNQLWEYNESGPAIHQELKELGGLKNIKAELPDWPVSDDTVLHLATAEGLATGKVGEDLLHDVAARYVEGMKDMEGRKPGPSSILGVSQLKPGEEGGFRVNYNPEGTGCGAAMRSMCIGLRYPKPDQLLSLVAVAVETGRMTHPHPTGFLGAVASALFTAYAVQRRPITTWGLGLLNEACPIAKCFVQGRGFAVEETERDWDFFCDKWQWYLDTRGISCGVGPVIWPSSYGPAERDEDYKSFSLSGRAGRSGHDAPMIALDALLGAGGDWEELMSRAGFHGGDSDSTAVIAGCCWGLRYGTQGVPEGNYCNLEYRDRLERSGEQLYALSH; from the exons ATGCCTGATACTGCGGATCGACGCGCTGCAATGGACCG ATCTGCTACAGTGGAGCACTATAAGGCAGCCATGCTGCTGAGTGGAGCTGGTGATGCTCTGGGATACAGGAACCAGCTGTGGGAGTACAATGAGTCGGGACCGGCCATTCATCAG GAGCTGAAGGAGCTCGGTGGTCTGAAGAACATCAAGGCCGAGctccctgattggccggtgagcGACGACACAGTCCTTCATCTAGCGACGGCCGAAGGACTGGCAACTG GCAAGGTTGGGGAGGACCTGTTGCATGATGTGGCGGCACGATATGTGGAGGGGATGAAGGACATGGAGGGGAGGAAGCCAGGGCCTTCAAGCATCCTGG GAGTCTCCCAGCTGAAGCCCGGAGAGGAGGGGGGCTTCAGAGTGAACTATAACCCAGAGGGGACGGGCTGTGGAGCCGCCATGAGGTCCATGTGCATCGGCCTCAG GTATCCAAAGCCGGACCAGCTGTTGTCGTTGGTGGCGGTTGCTGTGGAGACGGGCAGGATGACCCACCCTCACCCGACAGGTTTCCTGGGGGCCGTAGCGTCGGCTCTTTTTACAGCGTATGCCGTGCAGCGCAGACCAATCACGACCTGGGGTCTGGGCCTGCTCAACGAGGCCTGTCCAAtagcaaagtgctttgttcagGGTCGGGGCTTCGCTGTGGAGGAGACGGAGAGGGACTGGGACTTCTTCTGTGACAAGTGGCAGTG GTACCTGGACACTAGGGGCATCTCCTGTGGGGTGGGGCCTGTGATCTGGCCCTCCTCCTACGGCCCAGCGGAGAGAGACGAGGACTACAAGAGCTTCAGCCTGTCGGGCCGGGCGGGGCGCAGCGGACACGACGCCCCGATGATCGCGCTGGACGCCCTGCTGGGAGCGGGGGGCGACTGGGAAGAGCTGATGAGCAGAGCCGGCTTTCATGGGG GCGACAGTGACAGCACTGCAGTGATCGCCGGCTGCTGCTGGGGTCTCCGGTACGGCACCCAGGGGGTCCCCGAGGGCAACTACTGCAACCTGGAGTACCGGGACCGGCTGGAGCGCAGCGGCGAGCAGCTCTACGCCCTGTCCCACTGA
- the LOC117464679 gene encoding ataxin-2-like protein isoform X2: MLKPQQQPGSGGRKASNGTSGPAGMSAPVSGINSGSRTQAGRNRASAKPTFQSSPVFEGVYNNARMLHFLTAVVGSTCDIRVKNGSVFEGVFKTLSSRCELAVDAVHKRGEEEEPTSILPRREDITDTMIFSPSDLVTMICKDVDLNFATRDTFTDTAISSTRVNGEHKEKVLQRWEGGESNGEGFDLEKDPSNGWDANEMFRYNEVKYGVTSTYDSSLSMYTVPLEKGNSDNFRQREARAARLACEIESSPQYRHRVGLENDEGKSEEDKYSAVVRDGNDRERGRESPRERGRDSPGASTRDGKYIPLPQRQREMNRERDRSERGPGGPPPHARLSGGYRSNPPSSSSPRPPLPSAAGPQSGVSPSERNSPLSGRGGAYAPSPGPTPASAGGPASAAPSPSSPPAPHGHTVPHSHSLPHSLSDAGRPVNGVSSRTSPKAQRPPQSSRTVRSSHSQSSTSRSPKSGSSQDTPYLDTSSVSMPPQKMSGPAPLFPVDVNEILGNAAKERAAESQSGTEDSKSSKVPSVQQRSQIEELRKFGKEFRLQPSGGSASSPSSPATANPPSLGEVTQPGGAKPSDASSEPKASGPSQPQPSPSPAADAKDSTSGTVSDRHSPATPQPARTPGSEDSRPESAERPEGMPEQVKKSTLNPNAKEFNPIKSPMPMVKPNTAPTPPRPTPPSPVLLQHPGGQGPLYNTPYLSYVSQIHPVQPPPMYQYTMSAVSQGKYPRTKVAQRSDHGNSAPPMLQAASSAAGAPLVASPYPQPYLQYNPQQYSQQQVLQAMSPYPGQVPMYSMLQGGARMIGQGGGPHPQAMGPPGGPQFAPQGEGPQGQQQGIYAQQSFAHHAGAVHQPQPSSTPTGNQPPPQHAAQSPGQNAQPGPQPQSLYHSGPLSAQTPPNMPPGHTSPQGSYPIQGYSIHSHQGIPQSYPLGQLTQAHVQGAMAGHHQGNHGQPQLVMLQPPPQQGPGSVQQHPQHGPQQGAHQHFYIGHPQGMSPNIPTACWM; the protein is encoded by the exons ATGCTGAAACCACAGCAGCAACCCGGCTCAGGCGGGAGAAAGGCGTCCAACGGAACCTCGGGCCCCGCCGGTATGTCTGCTCCAGTCAGCGGAATCAACAGCGGCAGCAGGACTCAGGCCGGGAG GAACCGAGCTTCTGCAAAGCCAACGTTCCAGTCATCTCCA GTGTTCGAGGGTGTGTACAACAATGCTAGGATGCTTCATTTCCTCACAGCTGTTGTG GGTTCGACCTGTGACATAAGAGTGAAGAACGGCAGTGTATTTGAAGGCGTATTTAAGACTCTCAGCTCTCGG TGTGAGTTGGCTGTGGACGCTGTACACAAACGCGGTGAGGAGGAGGAACCAACATCAATTCTGCCACGGAGGGAGGACATCACTGACACCATGATCTTCAGCCCCTCCGACCTGGTGACCATGATCTGCAAAGACGTCGACCTCAACTTTGCCACAAGAG ACACCTTCACAGACACGGCCATCAGCTCCACTCGTGTCAACGGAGAACACAAGGAGAAGGTTCTGCAGAGATGGGAGGGCGGAGAGAGCAATGGAGAGGGCTTCGATCTGGAGAAAGATCCA TCCAATGGCTGGGATGCCAACGAGATGTTCCGCTACAATGAAGTGAAATATGGAGTCACGTCAACATACGATTCCAGCCTTTCCATGTATAC TGTGCCGCTGGAGAAGGGAAACTCAGACAACTTTCGGCAGAGGGAGGCCCGCGCTGCTCGCCTGGCCTGTGAGATCGAGTCGAGCCCGCAGTATCGGCATCGCGTCGGCCTGGAAAATGATGAAGGCAAAAGCGAGGAGGACAAATACAGCGCTGTGGTGCGAGACGGCAACGATCGTGAGAGGGGCCGCGAGAGCCCCCGAGAGCGAGGCCGAGACAGCCCTGGAGCTagcaccag GGATGGCAAGTACATTCCATTACCTCAGCGTCAGAGAGAGATGAACCGAGAGCGGGACCGATCTGAGCGAGGTCCCGGGGGGCCGCCACCTCACGCCCGTCTGAGCGGAGGATACCGCTCCAACCCTCCATCCTCATCCTCCCCCAGACCCCCGCTGCCCTCTGCCGCCGGGCCCCAGTCTGGCGTCTCCCCCTCTGAGAGGAACAGCCCTCTGTCGGGCCGCGGCGGGGCCTACGCTCCGAGCCCTGGCCCCACGCCAGCCTCTGCCGGAGGACCAGCATCCGCTGCTCCATCCCCCTCCAGCCCCCCCGCACCACACGGACACACAGTCCCTCATTCCCACTCACTCCCACACTCGCTGTCTGACGCTGGCAGGCCTGTTAATGGAG TGTCTAGCAGAACATCTCCGAAAGCCCAAAGACCTCCGCAGTCGAGCAGAACAGTCCGTTCATCACACTCTCAGTCCTCAA CTTCTCGCTCTCCTAAATCAGGTTCTTCCCaggacacgccttatttggacacaTCGTCTGTCTCCATGCCCCCACAGAAGATGTCTGGCCCAGCCCCTCTCTTCCCTGTCGATG TGAACGAGATCCTTGGCAACGCTGCAAAGGAACGTGCCGCTGAGAGCCAGAGCGGCACAGAGGACAGCAAGAGTAGTAAAG TTCCCTCGGTTCAGCAGAGGTCTCAGATTGAGGAACTGCGGAAATTTGGCAAGGAATTCAGG CTCCAGCCGAGTGGAGGCAGCGCGAGCTCGCCCAGCTCCCCAGCGACAGCGAACCCACCCTCCCTTGGCGAGGTCACCCAGCCCGGCGGAGCCAAGCCCTCAGACGCTTCATCAGAGCCCAAAGCTTCGGGTCCTTCCCAGCCTCAGCCTTCACCCTCCCCTGCTGCAGACGCTAAAGACTCCACATCTGGCACTGTTTCAGACCGGCATTCACCGGCCACCCCACAGCCAGCCAGGACCCCGGGCAGCGAGGACTCCAGGCCTGAGTCTGCGGAGCGTCCGGAGGGCATGCCAGA ACAAGTCAAGAAATCAACCTTAAACCCCAACGCTAAGGAGTTCAACCCTATCAAAAGTCCAATGCCCATG GTGAAGCCCAACACAGCGCCCACCCCGCCTCGTCCCACTCCCCCCAGCCCCGTGCTCCTGCAGCACCCCGGGGGGCAGGGACCCCTGTACAACACCCCCTACCTCTCCTATGTGTCACAGATCCACCCTGTGCAG CCGCCACCCATGTACCAGTACACCATGTCTGCAGTCAGCCAGGGGAAATACCCCAGGACCAAAG TGGCTCAGCGCTCGGACCATGGTAACTCGGCTCCGCCCATGCTGCAGGCTGCATCCTCAGCAGCCGGGGCCCCTCTGGTGGCGTCCCCCTACCCTCAGCCCTACCTGCAGTACAACCCTCAGCAGTACAGCCAGCAGCAGGTCCTCCAGGCCATGTCCCCTTACCCCGGACAGGTT CCAATGTACTCTATGCTGCAAGGAGGAGCCAGGATGATAGGGCAAGGCGGTGGTCCACACCCACAAGCCATGGGCCCCCCAGGAGGCCCCCAGTTCGCTCCACAGGGAGAAGGGCCTCAGGGGCAGCAGCAGGGCATTTACG CTCAACAGTCCTTTGCCCACCACGCGGGTGCCGTGCATCAGCCCCAGCCCTCCAGCACCCCGACAGGAaaccagccccccccccagcacGCTGCACAGAGCCCCGGACAG AATGCCCAGCCCGGCCCCCAGCCCCAGTCCTTGTACCACTCAGGTCCTCTGTCAGCACAGACGCCCCCCAACATGCCGCCGGGACACACGTCTCCACAGGGCTCGTACCCCATCCAGGGCTACAGCATCCACAGCCACCAGGGCATCCCACAGTCCTATCCTCTGGGCCAGTTAACACAG GCCCACGTACAGGGAGCCATGGCGGGCCACCACCAGGGGAACCACGGCCAGCCCCAGTTAGTGATGCTGCAGCCCCCCCCTCAGCAGGGCCCCGGCTCCGTGCAACAGCACCCGCAGCACGGCCCCCAGCAGGGAGCACACCAACACTTTTACATCGGACATCCACAAG GAATGAGCCCCAACATCCCCACTGCCTGCTGGATGTGA
- the mto1 gene encoding protein MTO1 homolog, mitochondrial, whose translation MLTKKLPPLQRFLSLVSRRASHAGRQQYDVIVVGGGHAGTEAAAAAARVGAETLLVSQKIQTIGALSCNPSLGGVGKGQLVREVDALDGLCGRAGDWAGIHFSILNRSKGPAVWGPRAQLDRQRYRTFIQSELLSTPRLTVLEGSVEELLLSETNPEEPGSHRVTGIRLANEGTPISASSVILTTGTFLSGSLFVGQSESPGGRIGDAPSSAGLSHTLRERLGLRVGRLRTGTPPRILKDSVDLSLAQIHPPDSHPTPFSFLNTHTRCKPEEQLPCYLTHTTPGVERVVKESLHLNCHIQQDAKGPRYCPSIESRVVRFPGRQHQVWLEPEGLTSDLLYPQGLSMTMPPDIQLRLIREIPPLHRAEIHTPGYGVQYDFVCPTQLSPALQVKSTQGLFLAGQINGTTGYEEAAAQGLWAGVNAARSALSMPTVALSRTESYIGVLIDDLVSRGVTEPYRMFTSRAEYRTSLRPDNADLRLTLKGFEEVGCVSPLRYQEAVRVRDSLQEAQAALQTLSLSSPKWRKALPDMRMSETKNTLLTGMDVLQYNDVTFEMMSSAFPESLSRHMEFAQRLKIEAVYKPHCDLQKKEIERIQKEENMSLPQDIDYLTLPVSMSQEVREVLDRVRPSTLGAATRLEGMTPAAIVHLLNYVRTAAQRERRTQRHQKEEMEREMCAREAS comes from the exons ATGTTGACAAAGAAGCTCCCCCCCCTGCAGAGGTTCCTGTCACTGGTTTCCAGACGTGCGAGTCATGCCGGCCGACAGCAGTATGATGTCATTGTTGTGGGTGGGGGTCACGCAGGGACCGAGGCGGCGGCGGCAGCAGCCCGAGTGGGAGCTGAGACCCTGCTGGTCTCACAGAAAATACAAACCATTG GTGCCCTGTCCTGTAACCCCTCTCTGGGTGGAGTGGGGAAGGGTCAGCTGGTGAGGGAGGTGGACGCTCTGGACGGGCTGTGTGGTCGAGCAGGAGACTGGGCTGGGATCCACTTCTCCATCCTGAATCGTAGTAAAGGCCCCGCTGTGTGGGGCCCGAGGGCCCAGCTGGACCGGCAGCGTTACCGCACATTTATTCAG TCGGAGCTGCTGTCCACGCCCAGGCTGACGGTGTTGGAGGGCTCAGTGGAGGAGCTGCTGTTATCAGAAACAAACCCAGAGGAGCCCGGATCACACCGAGTCACAGGGATACGTTTgg CAAACGAAGGCACACCAATCTCAGCCAGCTCTGTGATTCTTACTACTGGAACCTTCTTGTCTGGCTCGCTCTTCGTGGGCCAGAGCGAGTCCCCCGGGGGTCGGATAGGCGACGCTCCATCGAGCGCTGGGCTGTCCCACACACTGAGGGAGAGGCTGGGGCTGAGGGTCGGCAGACTGAGGACCGGGACCCCTCCCAGGATTCTGAAGGATTCTGTCGACCTCTCCCTGGCTCAAATTCATCCCCCGGACAGTCACCCCACTCCGTTCAGCTTcctgaatacacacacacgctgcaAG CCTGAGGAACAGCTGCCTTGCTACCTGACCCATACTACTCCTGGTGTAGAGAGAGTGGTGAAGGAGAGTCTTCATCTCAACTGTCACATTCAGCAAGACGCCAAGGGtcccag ATACTGCCCCTCCATCGAGTCGCGAGTGGTTCGCTTCCCAGGCAGACAGCACCAGGTGTGGCTGGAGCCTGAAGGGTTGACCTCTGACCTTTTGTACCCTCAGGGTCTGTCTATGACCATGCCCCCCGACATTCAGCTTCGCCTCATCAGAGAAATCCCTCCCCTGCACAGAGCTGAGATTCACACGCCTG GTTATGGTGTGCAGTATGACTTTGTGTGTCCCACTCAGCTGAGCCCCGCCCTGCAAGTGAAAAGCACCCAGGGGCTGTTCCTGGCCGGACAGATTAACGGAACAACGGGGTACGAGGAAGCCGCCGCACAG GGCCTGTGGGCGGGGGTGAACGCTGCCCGCTCTGCACTCTCCATGCCTACAGTGGCATTGTCCCGGACAGAGAGTTATATTGGAGTTCTCATCGATGATCTGGTGAGTCGAGGCGTTACAGAGCCGTACCGCATGTTCACCAGCAGGGCTGAGTATCGAACCTCTCTGAGGCCGGACAACGCTGACCTCCGCCTCACTCTGAAAG GGTTTGAGGAGGTGGGATGCGTGTCTCCTTTGCGCTACCAGGAGGCTGTGAGAGTGAGGGACAGTCTGCAGGAGGCTCAGGCAGCTCTGCAGACCCTCAGTCTGTCCAGCCCCAAGTGGAGGAAAGCGCTGCCCGACATGCGTATGAGTGAAACCAAGAACACCCTACTGAC CGGTATGGACGTGCTGCAGTACAACGACGTGACCTTTGAAATGATGTCATCTGCCTTCCCAGAAAGCCTTTCACGTCATATGGAATTTGCCCAAAGGCTCAAGATTGAAG CTGTGTACAAGCCTCACTGTGACCTCCAGAAGAAAGAGATTGAGCGGATTCAGAAGGAGGAGAACATGTCTCTCCCTCAGGACATAGACTATTTAACTCTGCCAGTGTCTATGTCTCAGGAAGTCAGAGAGGTGTTGGACAGAGTTCGACCCAGCACT TTGGGTGCTGCAACACGTTTGGAAGGTATGACTCCGGCTGCGATCGTCCATCTCTTGAACTACGTCCGCACCGCAGCACAGAGGGAGAGAAGAACCCAAAGACACCAAAAGGAAGAGATGGAGCGGGAGATGTGTGCAAGAGAGGCGTCTTAA
- the LOC117464679 gene encoding ataxin-2-like protein isoform X1, with product MLKPQQQPGSGGRKASNGTSGPAGMSAPVSGINSGSRTQAGRNRASAKPTFQSSPVFEGVYNNARMLHFLTAVVGSTCDIRVKNGSVFEGVFKTLSSRCELAVDAVHKRGEEEEPTSILPRREDITDTMIFSPSDLVTMICKDVDLNFATRDTFTDTAISSTRVNGEHKEKVLQRWEGGESNGEGFDLEKDPSNGWDANEMFRYNEVKYGVTSTYDSSLSMYTVPLEKGNSDNFRQREARAARLACEIESSPQYRHRVGLENDEGKSEEDKYSAVVRDGNDRERGRESPRERGRDSPGASTRDGKYIPLPQRQREMNRERDRSERGPGGPPPHARLSGGYRSNPPSSSSPRPPLPSAAGPQSGVSPSERNSPLSGRGGAYAPSPGPTPASAGGPASAAPSPSSPPAPHGHTVPHSHSLPHSLSDAGRPVNGVSSRTSPKAQRPPQSSRTVRSSHSQSSTSRSPKSGSSQDTPYLDTSSVSMPPQKMSGPAPLFPVDVNEILGNAAKERAAESQSGTEDSKSSKVPSVQQRSQIEELRKFGKEFRLQPSGGSASSPSSPATANPPSLGEVTQPGGAKPSDASSEPKASGPSQPQPSPSPAADAKDSTSGTVSDRHSPATPQPARTPGSEDSRPESAERPEGMPEQVKKSTLNPNAKEFNPIKSPMPMVKPNTAPTPPRPTPPSPVLLQHPGGQGPLYNTPYLSYVSQIHPVQPPPMYQYTMSAVSQGKYPRTKVAQRSDHGNSAPPMLQAASSAAGAPLVASPYPQPYLQYNPQQYSQQQVLQAMSPYPGQVPMYSMLQGGARMIGQGGGPHPQAMGPPGGPQFAPQGEGPQGQQQGIYAQQSFAHHAGAVHQPQPSSTPTGNQPPPQHAAQSPGQNAQPGPQPQSLYHSGPLSAQTPPNMPPGHTSPQGSYPIQGYSIHSHQGIPQSYPLGQLTQAHVQGAMAGHHQGNHGQPQLVMLQPPPQQGPGSVQQHPQHGPQQGAHQHFYIGHPQAMQVQTHPAPFHQPGN from the exons ATGCTGAAACCACAGCAGCAACCCGGCTCAGGCGGGAGAAAGGCGTCCAACGGAACCTCGGGCCCCGCCGGTATGTCTGCTCCAGTCAGCGGAATCAACAGCGGCAGCAGGACTCAGGCCGGGAG GAACCGAGCTTCTGCAAAGCCAACGTTCCAGTCATCTCCA GTGTTCGAGGGTGTGTACAACAATGCTAGGATGCTTCATTTCCTCACAGCTGTTGTG GGTTCGACCTGTGACATAAGAGTGAAGAACGGCAGTGTATTTGAAGGCGTATTTAAGACTCTCAGCTCTCGG TGTGAGTTGGCTGTGGACGCTGTACACAAACGCGGTGAGGAGGAGGAACCAACATCAATTCTGCCACGGAGGGAGGACATCACTGACACCATGATCTTCAGCCCCTCCGACCTGGTGACCATGATCTGCAAAGACGTCGACCTCAACTTTGCCACAAGAG ACACCTTCACAGACACGGCCATCAGCTCCACTCGTGTCAACGGAGAACACAAGGAGAAGGTTCTGCAGAGATGGGAGGGCGGAGAGAGCAATGGAGAGGGCTTCGATCTGGAGAAAGATCCA TCCAATGGCTGGGATGCCAACGAGATGTTCCGCTACAATGAAGTGAAATATGGAGTCACGTCAACATACGATTCCAGCCTTTCCATGTATAC TGTGCCGCTGGAGAAGGGAAACTCAGACAACTTTCGGCAGAGGGAGGCCCGCGCTGCTCGCCTGGCCTGTGAGATCGAGTCGAGCCCGCAGTATCGGCATCGCGTCGGCCTGGAAAATGATGAAGGCAAAAGCGAGGAGGACAAATACAGCGCTGTGGTGCGAGACGGCAACGATCGTGAGAGGGGCCGCGAGAGCCCCCGAGAGCGAGGCCGAGACAGCCCTGGAGCTagcaccag GGATGGCAAGTACATTCCATTACCTCAGCGTCAGAGAGAGATGAACCGAGAGCGGGACCGATCTGAGCGAGGTCCCGGGGGGCCGCCACCTCACGCCCGTCTGAGCGGAGGATACCGCTCCAACCCTCCATCCTCATCCTCCCCCAGACCCCCGCTGCCCTCTGCCGCCGGGCCCCAGTCTGGCGTCTCCCCCTCTGAGAGGAACAGCCCTCTGTCGGGCCGCGGCGGGGCCTACGCTCCGAGCCCTGGCCCCACGCCAGCCTCTGCCGGAGGACCAGCATCCGCTGCTCCATCCCCCTCCAGCCCCCCCGCACCACACGGACACACAGTCCCTCATTCCCACTCACTCCCACACTCGCTGTCTGACGCTGGCAGGCCTGTTAATGGAG TGTCTAGCAGAACATCTCCGAAAGCCCAAAGACCTCCGCAGTCGAGCAGAACAGTCCGTTCATCACACTCTCAGTCCTCAA CTTCTCGCTCTCCTAAATCAGGTTCTTCCCaggacacgccttatttggacacaTCGTCTGTCTCCATGCCCCCACAGAAGATGTCTGGCCCAGCCCCTCTCTTCCCTGTCGATG TGAACGAGATCCTTGGCAACGCTGCAAAGGAACGTGCCGCTGAGAGCCAGAGCGGCACAGAGGACAGCAAGAGTAGTAAAG TTCCCTCGGTTCAGCAGAGGTCTCAGATTGAGGAACTGCGGAAATTTGGCAAGGAATTCAGG CTCCAGCCGAGTGGAGGCAGCGCGAGCTCGCCCAGCTCCCCAGCGACAGCGAACCCACCCTCCCTTGGCGAGGTCACCCAGCCCGGCGGAGCCAAGCCCTCAGACGCTTCATCAGAGCCCAAAGCTTCGGGTCCTTCCCAGCCTCAGCCTTCACCCTCCCCTGCTGCAGACGCTAAAGACTCCACATCTGGCACTGTTTCAGACCGGCATTCACCGGCCACCCCACAGCCAGCCAGGACCCCGGGCAGCGAGGACTCCAGGCCTGAGTCTGCGGAGCGTCCGGAGGGCATGCCAGA ACAAGTCAAGAAATCAACCTTAAACCCCAACGCTAAGGAGTTCAACCCTATCAAAAGTCCAATGCCCATG GTGAAGCCCAACACAGCGCCCACCCCGCCTCGTCCCACTCCCCCCAGCCCCGTGCTCCTGCAGCACCCCGGGGGGCAGGGACCCCTGTACAACACCCCCTACCTCTCCTATGTGTCACAGATCCACCCTGTGCAG CCGCCACCCATGTACCAGTACACCATGTCTGCAGTCAGCCAGGGGAAATACCCCAGGACCAAAG TGGCTCAGCGCTCGGACCATGGTAACTCGGCTCCGCCCATGCTGCAGGCTGCATCCTCAGCAGCCGGGGCCCCTCTGGTGGCGTCCCCCTACCCTCAGCCCTACCTGCAGTACAACCCTCAGCAGTACAGCCAGCAGCAGGTCCTCCAGGCCATGTCCCCTTACCCCGGACAGGTT CCAATGTACTCTATGCTGCAAGGAGGAGCCAGGATGATAGGGCAAGGCGGTGGTCCACACCCACAAGCCATGGGCCCCCCAGGAGGCCCCCAGTTCGCTCCACAGGGAGAAGGGCCTCAGGGGCAGCAGCAGGGCATTTACG CTCAACAGTCCTTTGCCCACCACGCGGGTGCCGTGCATCAGCCCCAGCCCTCCAGCACCCCGACAGGAaaccagccccccccccagcacGCTGCACAGAGCCCCGGACAG AATGCCCAGCCCGGCCCCCAGCCCCAGTCCTTGTACCACTCAGGTCCTCTGTCAGCACAGACGCCCCCCAACATGCCGCCGGGACACACGTCTCCACAGGGCTCGTACCCCATCCAGGGCTACAGCATCCACAGCCACCAGGGCATCCCACAGTCCTATCCTCTGGGCCAGTTAACACAG GCCCACGTACAGGGAGCCATGGCGGGCCACCACCAGGGGAACCACGGCCAGCCCCAGTTAGTGATGCTGCAGCCCCCCCCTCAGCAGGGCCCCGGCTCCGTGCAACAGCACCCGCAGCACGGCCCCCAGCAGGGAGCACACCAACACTTTTACATCGGACATCCACAAG CAATGCAGGTTCAAACGCACCCTGCCCCCTTCCATCAGCCTGGAAATTAA